Genomic window (Chitinophagales bacterium):
AGCTTGCCTTCGGCATCGGTATATAAGTTAGCTGCTCCATCGTATTTAATTTTTATATCGGCAGGGTTGCCTCCGGGCTTTACCACAAAGTCGTATTCCATATAATAGCCCTTGCTGTATATTACCCAATCTATATTGGGGTAAATGTTTTGGTAGGTAATGCGGGTGTAGTTTTTTACCCCCAGTATGCCATTAGGGCAGTGAGCCAGATAGTAGTTTTCGTAGTCGCTGCCTTCGCCTTCTTTAATAATAGTGGCATTGGCATTGGCGCCCACTAATTGCATATCCATACGGTAAAATTGGGTGCTGTCAATTTCAGCGTGTTCAAATTTAGCGGTCAGCGCTTTATCGCTTTTTTCTGTCGTTTTTTCAAACGTGCGGGTAAATTGGTAGTGTATGCCGGTGTGGCTTACAAACAGCTTTACTCCACGGCTGTGTGCGGTAAATAAAATATCGGGGCGGGGGTTGCCTTGCAGGTCGGCTACCTGCCCTGCATTTTCGGTAAAACGCAGTTCGCTGCGCTGTGCGCTGAGGTTGGCTGTGTTGGTGGCATTAATGGCAGTGGCTGCACTGAGCAATACTGCGATGATGTATAGTTTTTTCATAATGCGATATTTTTTTTGCCTACTCTATAATTATAATCCCCTTTTCGGCTGCCGGGGTTTATGTTGTGTTATTGGTTAGTGATACAGGTGTTCAGCCTTGTCTTATTGTTTACTGCGGCACTCGTTTTAATTCCGTATCAACTTGTGCCTTGTTGATTTACCGGCATGGGTTAGAACAATAGTGTAAATCCCAGCTGTGTAGTTTTGCAGATTTAACTTGGTAGTTTGCCCGTTAATGCTTTTACTAAGAAGCAGTTGTCCTACGGAATTATATAGTTGTAACAGAAAACCATCCTGATGTTCTGCATTAACAGCAACAGTAACATTACCGTTGGTAGGGTTTGGATAAAGAGTAAAATCTGTTGTTGCAACATCTGTTTGTTCAATTGCCGATATAGAGGACGAACATGGATAGATATAACCATCTTGTAATTGTAAATTATTAGGCGTGGGCGAATTGTAAAAGTATTCTGCTTTCCTGCAACCATCATTACAATATACATAATCATTATAAACGATAGTTGCCCATGCATTATTCTCCCATCTTTGAAACATATAACTTGTTTGGTTATTGTTACCATCATAAGTATAGATTTTCTGACTTTCCTTAATCCATACTCCAACTGAAAACGATTCGTATAACCAAAGTGTTTGGTTGTTATTTCCATCATAGGAGATACTTTCCTGAGAGCGATTTACCCAACTGCTACCATTCCAGCTTTGCTCTAAAAGATGAGTTAGATTATTGTTACTATCGTATGTATAGCTTGTCAGTTGAGCAGTATCCCATAAATTGGCATTTCTATTGTAACCTAATACGTTTATTAGGATATCGCTGCTATCGTAAGAAAAAACTTCATAGTTTGAAATTTCCCAAACACCATTATCCCAACTATAAAGCACTCTATTTATCCGTTTGTTGTTTGCATCGTATGTGCTAGAATCTCTACCCATCCCATCCCAACCATTGGCAGTCCACACCTGGTACATATAGCTTGTTTGATTACTATTGGCATCATAAGTATAGCTTGTCAACTCCAAATTTGCCCAACCGTTAATATCAGCCTGCTGCTCTAAAACACTTGTCAGGTTATTGTTATTGTCATAAGTCTTGGAAGTTTTTAAAGCATTATACCATGCACCGTTATACCATCCCTGAATTGTTTTATCTAGCAAGTAACCGTAGTTGTTATAGGTATAGGTAGTTAGGAATGCCTCTTTCCATGCACTGGTATCCCAGTTATAGGCTAACTCAGTTAAGGGACTATCACTTGAATTATACGTATAAATGTACATGCTACTAATAATTGAATCTGAATTAAGATGGTAAACGGTATCTGGCCGACAAGTTAAATTTGGAACTTGCGCAATGGCTACCATAGAAAGCAATGCTGTTGTTACAGAAAGAATAATTTTTTTCATATTATTTTTGTTTGCTCGCTCTAAAATTCTCAATTGCCGGTGAGCGATTGTTAGCCCGGCAAGGAGACTATTGATTTTGTTAACTTTTTTTGTTATGATGAGTAGTACTATTTAGTATAATATTATTGTATGTAGCTTAGAATCACTTCATCATGGTAATTTGTTTCGTCATAGTCTGCCACTGCGAGCTCGTAACTTCAACCTCACCCGTAAAGGTGTTGTTATTGTTGGTAAGCGTTCCATTTTTCAGTTTAAATAGAAAAGTGTCATAGTAAACAAAGGTTGCGTCCCCCTCCCAAATGTTGCTGCTGTTTTTTTGAATAGGGATTTTCACATCTACAGGTATAGGCATATGAGTGCCTGAACTGGCGCAGTTTTTACCGGGCATATCATCAATACCTGCCACAACTGTAATTCGGAGAGTATCATTTTTTATGTTATCATCTGATATAAAAAGTATAATACCTCCTGACCCATATGTTAGTTCGCAAGCAGCATTGTTTGAAACAGCAGTGCCAAAAATATGAACTGTATCTCCGAAATAGGGAGACGACTCGCACCCTCGAGATAATGTGTAATTGTTAGAATTTGAATTAGATGAGAGAGTTATACGATTAGTATCATTCCATTCAAAGAACGAGGAACCAAGACTATATGTAGAACACGCCTTCATAGTGGCGGACTGTCCCAAATAATAACCATCGGTTAAAATGCCAAGTGTAGAATTCCATTGGGAAGGATTTGGGCTACTTATTCCTGAATACATTGGTTCTTCATTCCCTTTTAGACCATCAATACCACCTTGACCCAATTCTCCATCGTAGGTTGTACCAGGTAAGCAAGCAAGTGTATATGAAAAGACCGGCAAAGCTAGGCTGAAATCATACTTGTATTTAACGAAATAGGTTATAATATTTGCTAGTGGGGTAAAAAACTCAAGACTAATTTGTCCTGAAGGGTCTCTCCAACAGCCTTGAAGTTGAGGGCGAACAACAGACCAACCTTCTACTGTAACTCCCTTATACATGACTGCAAGCTTGCAATATCCGGGATAAACAGATTGTAACCTTCCGCCATTGTTAGTAATTACAGAAGGATGTTTAATTGTAATTTGGTCGGGTGAAGTTTCGTACTTGCTAATTACTACGTTACCATTGCCATCGCTTTGGGTTTCAATAATACTAACTTTTACAGGCTTTGCTTTTATACCAAGGCTCGAAAACCCGCATGGATAATAAACTTGGTCAATAACATAACTTGTTGATGAGTTGCTGCCATTGGGGATACCAAAAACCATCTGTAGCGAGCCTAGAAGATTAGTCCCTCCAATAGATGCGAGTAAGCTAAAAACTCCTGACTGCGAACCCGCGGTAACAGATGTGCCGGAAACAGTAGCATCTCCAAATGCACCGCTCAATACAAATGTTGGTGTACCCGGGAAGATTTCATTCCCTTTTCTGTCAAAGATTTTGTAACTAAACGAAGCACTTTCTCCTTGTTTTAAAGAAAGTATTGGTGGGAAGAATGCAATGTTGTAAACATCTGAAGGTGGAGTTTGTGAGGTGCCGATAACTATTACACTTACATAACTGCTTCCATGTAAACCGTCTGTTACTTCAATATTGGTTTCCCCTTCTGCAATTGCATTAATATTTCCATTTGCTACCGTTGCAATTTGAGGTACTTCCGATGTGTAATTAAATGTAGGCTGAACAGATACCTCGGTGCCGTTTGCTTCATAGAGTTTAGCAGATATTGATGCTGACTCGCCAACCTTCAAAATTATAGTGTTTGCCGAAACCTGAATGATACCTGATTGAGATGGTGCTATATATTCTGGAGTAAAATTCAATTCATTACCCCCATTAAAAAATCCATCATCATCTTTTTTCTTACATGAGTCAGCACTTAGTATTGTCAATACCGCTACAAACAAAAAGTATCGTTTTATCATTGTAATTTATTTAGCTATTTAATTTTTTATACTCTATATCCCCTTTTCGGCTACCTAGCTATTTATCCCCCCACTTGTTCTTTTCAATTCAATAGCAGCTACGTTAAACCTCATTCTATTATTCGTTTTCGAATTGCAGTTGCTATAGCGTGCTTCATGTTTTTAACTTCCAGTTTACTTACCACGTTTCGGCTGTGGGTATCCACCGTATCTTCACTTATATTTAGCAGTATAGCAATTTGCTTTAGACCGCACCCTTCGGCTGATAATTTCAGCACCTCAGTTTCGCGCTCCGATAGGGTTTTTACTTCAGGCTTTGCTTCCATAACAAAGATGATTTATTTGCTTCTACAAGCAATCACGGTTTTCCGTGATTTTTCATATTGGCATTTCAAAGCAACAAAGCACTAAAGACGCTGCAAAAAAAATGTTGAGAAGCGCCAGAAACATGTTGTGGAGTGTGGCTTTTCTGTTGAGTTTTAGAGTTTGAAAGGCAGAAATGC
Coding sequences:
- a CDS encoding T9SS type A sorting domain-containing protein — its product is MKKIILSVTTALLSMVAIAQVPNLTCRPDTVYHLNSDSIISSMYIYTYNSSDSPLTELAYNWDTSAWKEAFLTTYTYNNYGYLLDKTIQGWYNGAWYNALKTSKTYDNNNNLTSVLEQQADINGWANLELTSYTYDANSNQTSYMYQVWTANGWDGMGRDSSTYDANNKRINRVLYSWDNGVWEISNYEVFSYDSSDILINVLGYNRNANLWDTAQLTSYTYDSNNNLTHLLEQSWNGSSWVNRSQESISYDGNNNQTLWLYESFSVGVWIKESQKIYTYDGNNNQTSYMFQRWENNAWATIVYNDYVYCNDGCRKAEYFYNSPTPNNLQLQDGYIYPCSSSISAIEQTDVATTDFTLYPNPTNGNVTVAVNAEHQDGFLLQLYNSVGQLLLSKSINGQTTKLNLQNYTAGIYTIVLTHAGKSTRHKLIRN
- a CDS encoding helix-turn-helix transcriptional regulator; the protein is MEAKPEVKTLSERETEVLKLSAEGCGLKQIAILLNISEDTVDTHSRNVVSKLEVKNMKHAIATAIRKRIIE
- a CDS encoding Ig-like domain-containing protein; amino-acid sequence: MIKRYFLFVAVLTILSADSCKKKDDDGFFNGGNELNFTPEYIAPSQSGIIQVSANTIILKVGESASISAKLYEANGTEVSVQPTFNYTSEVPQIATVANGNINAIAEGETNIEVTDGLHGSSYVSVIVIGTSQTPPSDVYNIAFFPPILSLKQGESASFSYKIFDRKGNEIFPGTPTFVLSGAFGDATVSGTSVTAGSQSGVFSLLASIGGTNLLGSLQMVFGIPNGSNSSTSYVIDQVYYPCGFSSLGIKAKPVKVSIIETQSDGNGNVVISKYETSPDQITIKHPSVITNNGGRLQSVYPGYCKLAVMYKGVTVEGWSVVRPQLQGCWRDPSGQISLEFFTPLANIITYFVKYKYDFSLALPVFSYTLACLPGTTYDGELGQGGIDGLKGNEEPMYSGISSPNPSQWNSTLGILTDGYYLGQSATMKACSTYSLGSSFFEWNDTNRITLSSNSNSNNYTLSRGCESSPYFGDTVHIFGTAVSNNAACELTYGSGGIILFISDDNIKNDTLRITVVAGIDDMPGKNCASSGTHMPIPVDVKIPIQKNSSNIWEGDATFVYYDTFLFKLKNGTLTNNNNTFTGEVEVTSSQWQTMTKQITMMK